From the Rosa rugosa unplaced genomic scaffold, drRosRugo1.1 SCAFFOLD_194, whole genome shotgun sequence genome, one window contains:
- the LOC133724275 gene encoding zinc finger protein ZAT3-like, with product MHNPDLDFRHPTPPPPPPLPTQPHHYPNVVVSLPTAVPFASSSSTSFNFPESNNAPQPHQQNPRKKRSKLMRPDADNPAKRPKSAKKPDPGAPKITTPCSECGRKFWSWKALFGHMRCHPERHWRGIQPPPDFQRAGSPPNPVLPDLELSMSEDDHDAASSLLILASGTDQTQLPGTSSQGLRENDSGGCRFECSSCKKVFGSHQALGGHRASHKNVKGCFAITKSDVEVEEELHHHHHLQHGNVVMASRSCGVDDSNVDDVMEENNKMVMAVESGYQCSICWRVFSSGQALGGHKRCHWEKGEEASVVMTQLGINNNTNSGGLDLNLPAAAAAPAPATEDDQSSSYTSPGLALDLRLGL from the coding sequence ATGCACAATCCCGACCTCGATTTCCGACACCCCActccaccgccaccgccaccattaCCAACTCAACCCCACCACTACCCAAACGTCGTCGTTTCCCTCCCTACCGCCGTCCCTTTcgcttcttcatcttctactTCCTTCAACTTCCCCGAGAGCAACAATGCCCCACAACCCCACCAGCAAAACCCTCGAAAGAAGCGCTCCAAACTGATGAGGCCCGACGCCGACAACCCGGCCAAGCGGCCCAAGTCCGCCAAGAAACCCGATCCGGGAGCCCCCAAGATCACCACGCCCTGCAGCGAGTGCGGCAGGAAGTTCTGGTCATGGAAGGCTCTCTTCGGCCACATGCGCTGCCACCCTGAACGCCACTGGCGAGGAATCCAACCTCCGCCGGATTTCCAACGAGCCGGTTCGCCGCCGAACCCGGTCCTTCCCGACTTGGAGCTCTCAATGAGCGAAGACGACCACGACGCCGCCTCTAGCTTGTTGATTCTTGCCAGCGGCACCGACCAAACTCAACTTCCTGGTACTAGTTCACAAGGCCTTCGAGAAAACGACTCCGGCGGCTGTCGTTTCGAGTGTTCCAGTTGCAAGAAAGTGTTCGGGTCCCACCAGGCCTTGGGAGGCCATAGGGCGAGCCACAAGAACGTGAAGGGTTGTTTCGCGATTACAAAGAGTGATGTGGAGGTGGAAGAGgagcttcatcatcatcatcatcttcagcaTGGTAATGTAGTAATGGCTAGTCGTAGCTGTGGCGTTGATGATAGTAATGTTGATGATGTGATGGAGGAGAATAACAAGATGGTTATGGCGGTGGAGTCGGGGTACCAGTGTAGCATTTGCTGGAGGGTGTTTTCGAGTGGGCAAGCTTTGGGCGGGCACAAGAGGTGTCATTGGGAGAAAGGGGAAGAGGCGTCAGTGGTGATGACACAACTTGGGATCAACAACAACACTAATTCTGGTGGGCTGGACTTGAACTtgcctgctgctgctgctgctcctGCTCCTGCCACTGAAGATGATCAGTCGTCTTCGTATACGTCGCCAGGCTTGGCTTTGGATTTGAGGTTGGGTCTTTGA